In Rubrobacter radiotolerans DSM 5868, a genomic segment contains:
- the prfB gene encoding peptide chain release factor 2, translated as MTEPADRVSALEGRLAELEAFFDVEKLRAESERLGEAMSRPDFWDDPEAAKETSARFSRVEGRVKLLSDLRARLSDSRELLELAEGDAELLREVGSELDRVEAELEEQEVARMFSGEYDAGDAILTVNSGAGGVEAQDWAEMLARMYRRWCERHEFGLEVIEYTEDAEAGIKSATFTVKGEFAFGLLSAERGVHRLVRISPFDSSSRRHTSFASVAVAPVIDDAVEVEVDEKDLKVDTYRASGAGGQHVNKTDSAVRITHLPTGIVVQCQNERSQHQNREVAMKVLRARLFEREREKREQEIAAQSGEKSDIGFGSQIRSYVLHPYQMVKDLRTGFETSGVEAVLDGDLDDFIYAYLKLRASE; from the coding sequence GTGACGGAGCCAGCCGACAGGGTGAGCGCGCTCGAAGGGCGGCTCGCGGAGCTCGAAGCGTTCTTTGACGTGGAGAAGCTCCGCGCCGAGTCCGAACGGCTCGGGGAGGCGATGTCCCGGCCGGACTTCTGGGATGACCCGGAAGCGGCGAAGGAGACCTCGGCCCGGTTCTCGCGGGTCGAGGGAAGGGTGAAGTTGCTCTCCGACCTGCGGGCGCGGCTCTCCGACTCAAGGGAGCTTCTTGAGCTTGCCGAGGGGGACGCGGAGCTTCTCCGAGAGGTCGGGTCGGAGCTTGACCGGGTCGAGGCCGAGCTTGAGGAGCAGGAAGTCGCCCGGATGTTCAGCGGCGAGTACGACGCGGGGGATGCGATCCTCACGGTCAACTCCGGCGCGGGCGGGGTCGAGGCGCAGGACTGGGCCGAGATGCTCGCCCGGATGTACCGCCGGTGGTGCGAGCGGCACGAGTTCGGGCTGGAGGTGATCGAGTACACCGAAGACGCCGAGGCCGGGATAAAGAGCGCGACCTTCACCGTCAAGGGCGAGTTCGCCTTCGGGCTGCTCTCGGCCGAGCGCGGCGTCCACCGCCTGGTCCGGATAAGCCCCTTCGACTCTTCCTCGCGCCGGCACACGAGCTTCGCCTCGGTTGCCGTCGCGCCGGTTATAGACGATGCGGTCGAGGTCGAGGTGGACGAGAAGGACCTCAAGGTAGATACCTACCGGGCCTCGGGGGCGGGCGGTCAGCACGTCAACAAGACCGATTCGGCGGTGAGGATCACGCACCTCCCCACCGGGATCGTGGTGCAGTGCCAGAACGAGCGCAGCCAGCACCAGAACCGGGAGGTCGCGATGAAGGTCCTGCGGGCGCGGCTCTTCGAGCGCGAGCGGGAGAAGCGCGAGCAGGAGATAGCGGCGCAGAGCGGGGAGAAGTCCGACATCGGGTTCGGGTCGCAGATCCGCTCCTACGTCCTCCACCCGTACCAGATGGTCAAGGACCTCCGAACCGGGTTCGAGACGAGCGGGGTCGAGGCCGTGCTGGACGGCGACCTCGACGACTTTATCTACGCCTACCTGAAGCTCCGGGCCTCGGAGTAG